GATGATGACCACTTTAAAAAATTTAAATTAAAACCTAAAATGAAGCCCATTGTGACATTTTTAAAAAATAAGCCCACGGCGAAGTTAGATCTGCCCATGGAAAAAGATAAAGCAAGAATTTTAAAGCTTAAAGATCGCGTGATTTATTCTGCCTATACACCAAGTCCTAAGGGCGCCGTCTTTATGGTGTTAATCGAAAAAACTTTCGGCAAAGCCGTAACAACTAGAAGCCTTGAAACCATTAAGAAAATTGTGCGTCAATAGGGAAGGTCCCCAAATCATTCTCAATTACAGGTCCAAGTTTTTACCTCTAAAAAATTTAAGCTGACTCTGAATATGCCCAATGTAAGAACGTATTTTTATAACAATAAATAGAGGTGAAATATGTCTTCAACCTTGGCTTCTGAAAAAGTTCAAACAGTCCTAGCAAATCTTTATAAAGATGCCACAGAAAACCATGAAGTGGCACGCAGGGAAGCGATGGCCTTACCAGCCACGGCTTCACGCGACGAGTTTTATACGGCCATGGGTAAAGCCTACATGTGTATTGGATCGGAATTTGGGAACCTGCTTTATGCTATGGCGCGCTCAATGAAGGCAAAGACCGTGGTTGAGTTTGGAACATCTTTTGGTGTTTCTACGATCTATCTTGCCTGTGCTATGCGCGATAACGGTGGGGGCAAAGTTATCACGACTGAATTTTTGCCAGCAAAAGTAGAAAAAGCAAA
This is a stretch of genomic DNA from Bdellovibrio reynosensis. It encodes these proteins:
- a CDS encoding O-methyltransferase → MSSTLASEKVQTVLANLYKDATENHEVARREAMALPATASRDEFYTAMGKAYMCIGSEFGNLLYAMARSMKAKTVVEFGTSFGVSTIYLACAMRDNGGGKVITTEFLPAKVEKAKMNLGEAGLLDYVEFRGGDALKTLKEDIPELDMVFLDGPKDMYLDVLKLLEPKIKSSGIVAADNTNHKGLENFLEHVRSFANGYVSSPIVTQKNGNNSGHEVSIKI
- a CDS encoding DUF1697 domain-containing protein — its product is MPRYAALLRGVSPMNCKMAELKKALEGAGFTDVKTVLSSGNAVFTYRKASESTLEKKIEKVLKKELGTEFSTIVRSLDDLQKLIDDDHFKKFKLKPKMKPIVTFLKNKPTAKLDLPMEKDKARILKLKDRVIYSAYTPSPKGAVFMVLIEKTFGKAVTTRSLETIKKIVRQ